One Actinoplanes missouriensis 431 DNA segment encodes these proteins:
- a CDS encoding alpha/beta fold hydrolase, with amino-acid sequence MVTETMMPVNGIQVCVETFGEPADPPLLLLSGDGGSMDWWDDEFCRRLAAGGRLVVRYDHRDTGRSTCFPIGSPAYSGEDLMNDALGVLDVLGLPSAHLVGFSLGGGIAQRIAADHPGRVLSLTLISTSARSGDPDPALPPPPAPVSVATRPLPEIDWTDRKAAVARLITEIRDRGGPFTAAEPHLRRLAERIFDRSADLAAGRRNHRLAGYGPPVRDRLGTIVAPTVILHGTLDQRFPAEHPRELADAIPKSRLVWLEGVGHELPPRAVWDRVLDEILHNA; translated from the coding sequence GTGGTGACCGAGACGATGATGCCGGTCAACGGCATCCAGGTGTGTGTCGAGACGTTCGGCGAGCCGGCCGATCCCCCGCTGCTGCTCCTCTCCGGGGACGGCGGCTCGATGGACTGGTGGGACGACGAGTTCTGCCGGCGCCTGGCTGCCGGCGGCCGGCTGGTGGTGCGCTACGACCACCGGGACACCGGCCGTTCCACGTGCTTCCCCATCGGTTCCCCGGCCTACTCCGGGGAGGACCTGATGAACGACGCCCTGGGCGTGCTCGACGTCCTCGGCCTCCCCTCGGCCCACCTGGTCGGCTTCTCCCTGGGCGGCGGCATAGCTCAGCGCATAGCGGCCGACCATCCCGGCCGAGTCCTCTCTCTCACCCTGATCTCCACAAGCGCCCGCTCCGGCGACCCCGACCCCGCCCTCCCACCACCTCCGGCCCCGGTGTCCGTAGCGACCCGCCCTCTCCCGGAGATCGACTGGACCGACCGCAAGGCCGCCGTCGCCAGGCTGATCACCGAGATCCGCGACCGGGGCGGCCCGTTCACCGCGGCCGAGCCCCACCTGCGACGCCTGGCCGAGCGCATCTTCGACCGCAGCGCCGACCTGGCCGCGGGACGCCGCAACCACCGCCTGGCCGGCTACGGCCCACCCGTCCGCGACCGCCTCGGAACGATCGTCGCGCCCACCGTGATCCTCCACGGCACCCTCGACCAGCGCTTCCCCGCCGAGCACCCCCGGGAGCTGGCCGACGCGATCCCGAAGTCCCGCCTGGTCTGGCTGGAGGGCGTGGGTCACGAGCTCCCGCCCCGCGCCGTCTGGGACCGGGTCCTCGACGAGATCCTCCACAACGCCTGA
- a CDS encoding IS5 family transposase — MERERRYPSDLTDEQWEIVEPMLPLIKSPGRIPKHPRRTIVDAILYVVRSGCSWRQLPVDFPPWQTVYWQFQQWEKRQVTERILEELREQVRLAEGREAEPSAGVIDSQSVKAADTVGSDSRGYDAGKKINGRKRFIVTDTLGLLVVVCVMSASWQDRDGAKTTLLSTYLTTSIRHVFADQGFAGRLVDWAAETLKTTIEIVRKPADQRGFVVHPRRWVVERSLAWLTAHRRLARDYERDPAVSEALIRWAAINTMVRRLDRGRPAIRQGRRTLSTPG; from the coding sequence GTGGAGCGTGAGCGTCGGTACCCGTCTGACCTGACTGACGAGCAGTGGGAGATCGTGGAGCCGATGCTCCCGTTGATCAAGTCGCCGGGCCGGATCCCGAAGCATCCGCGCAGGACGATCGTTGATGCGATCTTGTACGTGGTCCGCAGCGGTTGCTCGTGGCGGCAGCTACCGGTCGACTTCCCGCCTTGGCAGACCGTGTACTGGCAGTTCCAGCAGTGGGAGAAACGCCAGGTCACCGAGCGCATCCTGGAAGAGTTGCGGGAGCAGGTCCGCCTGGCCGAGGGCCGCGAAGCCGAGCCGTCGGCCGGTGTCATCGACTCGCAGTCGGTCAAGGCCGCCGACACCGTCGGCAGCGACAGCCGCGGCTACGACGCCGGGAAGAAGATCAACGGACGTAAGCGGTTCATCGTCACTGACACTCTTGGCCTGCTGGTCGTAGTCTGCGTGATGTCAGCGTCCTGGCAGGACCGCGACGGCGCGAAGACGACCTTGCTGTCGACGTACCTGACCACGTCGATCCGGCACGTGTTCGCCGATCAGGGCTTCGCCGGCCGGTTGGTCGACTGGGCTGCCGAAACGCTCAAGACCACCATCGAGATCGTCCGTAAGCCCGCCGACCAGCGTGGGTTCGTGGTCCATCCCCGGCGGTGGGTGGTCGAGCGCAGCCTCGCGTGGCTGACCGCGCACCGCCGGCTGGCCCGTGACTATGAACGCGACCCCGCGGTTTCTGAGGCATTGATCCGCTGGGCCGCGATCAACACCATGGTCCGCCGTCTCGACCGCGGCCGACCCGCCATCCGCCAGGGCCGCCGGACATTGAGCACGCCCGGATAA
- a CDS encoding PfkB family carbohydrate kinase — translation MRILCVGLTTVDLVQRVAHLPGPDEKVQSESVDVAAGGPAANAAVTAAVLGAPLGIEVTLVSAVGAHPLGDLIRTDLAAHGVTLIDAAPERTDPPPVSAVTVLSGTGERSIVSRNAGNRTTPVPAGGLPDADLTLVDGHHPALAVAAARSARRLLVDAGSWRPVFADILPYAEVVACSASFRHPAGAVDAPHVIVTHGPAPVQWITRGQKARDIPVPPVRAVDTAGAGDAFHGALAVSLVRGEPLPTAIHEAIKVAGVRVAHAGPRTWLNYL, via the coding sequence ATGCGGATCCTCTGTGTCGGGCTGACCACGGTCGACCTCGTGCAACGCGTCGCCCACCTCCCCGGCCCCGACGAGAAGGTCCAGTCCGAGTCGGTCGACGTCGCGGCCGGCGGGCCCGCAGCTAACGCCGCCGTCACCGCGGCCGTCCTCGGCGCCCCGCTCGGCATCGAGGTCACCCTGGTCAGCGCGGTGGGCGCGCACCCGCTGGGCGATCTGATCCGCACCGACCTCGCCGCACACGGGGTAACCCTGATCGACGCCGCACCCGAACGCACCGATCCGCCACCGGTCTCCGCGGTCACCGTCCTGTCCGGCACCGGCGAGCGCTCGATCGTGAGCCGCAACGCCGGCAACCGCACGACCCCGGTCCCGGCGGGCGGCCTGCCCGACGCGGACCTGACCCTGGTCGACGGTCACCATCCCGCCCTGGCCGTGGCCGCCGCCCGGTCCGCACGCCGCCTGCTGGTCGACGCCGGCAGCTGGCGCCCGGTCTTCGCCGACATCCTGCCGTACGCCGAGGTGGTGGCCTGCTCCGCCAGCTTCCGCCACCCCGCGGGCGCTGTCGACGCGCCGCACGTGATCGTCACGCACGGCCCGGCACCGGTCCAGTGGATCACCCGCGGGCAGAAGGCCCGCGACATCCCGGTTCCCCCGGTCCGCGCCGTCGACACCGCCGGAGCCGGCGACGCCTTCCACGGCGCGCTGGCGGTGAGCCTGGTCCGCGGCGAGCCCCTCCCCACCGCCATCCACGAGGCGATAAAAGTGGCCGGCGTACGCGTCGCGCACGCCGGCCCCAGGACCTGGCTCAACTACCTCTGA
- a CDS encoding acyl-CoA-like ligand-binding transcription factor → MTAPPTGLRERKKAKTRAAIREHAMRLFEEQGYAATTVDQIADAAEVSPSTFFRYFPSKEDVVLVDDVDAVLLGAIRAQPAAVPPVEAILRGIRGVFDGMSPETWEFERRRQRLVLGVPELRARMLHQMTDAIDMVAGVIAERAGLPADDFSARVIAGAAVGAMVAVLPPEGAEKTDGVTPADYHRLEKALVLLQEGLPLG, encoded by the coding sequence ATGACAGCCCCGCCCACCGGATTGCGCGAACGCAAGAAGGCGAAGACCCGGGCCGCGATCCGCGAACACGCGATGCGGTTGTTCGAGGAGCAGGGATACGCGGCGACGACCGTGGACCAGATCGCGGACGCGGCCGAGGTCTCGCCCAGCACGTTCTTCCGCTACTTCCCGTCCAAGGAAGATGTCGTTCTGGTCGACGACGTCGACGCGGTGCTGCTCGGCGCGATCCGCGCGCAGCCCGCCGCCGTCCCGCCGGTCGAGGCTATCCTGCGCGGGATCCGTGGCGTGTTCGACGGGATGAGCCCGGAGACCTGGGAGTTCGAGCGGCGCCGGCAGCGGCTCGTGCTCGGTGTGCCCGAGCTGCGGGCGCGGATGCTGCACCAGATGACCGACGCGATCGACATGGTGGCCGGGGTGATCGCCGAGCGGGCCGGGTTGCCGGCGGACGACTTCTCGGCCCGGGTGATCGCGGGGGCGGCGGTGGGGGCGATGGTCGCGGTGCTGCCGCCGGAGGGGGCGGAGAAGACCGACGGGGTCACGCCCGCGGACTATCACCGGTTGGAGAAGGCGCTGGTGTTGTTGCAGGAAGGGCTTCCACTGGGCTGA
- the htpG gene encoding molecular chaperone HtpG, with product MTMETLEFQAEARQLLQLMVHSIYSNKDIFLRELISNASDALDKLRLAKLQDGLEADTSDLHIEIEADPESRTLTVRDNGIGMTREEVVELIGTIAKSGTAELLTKLKEAKESPELIGQFGVGFYSTFMVADKVTLVTRKAGTDGHGTRWESAGEGTYSIDDAPDTPVGTTVTLHLRPKDEEDALYDYAEEWKIKEIVKKYSDFISFPIRYVSAAGEEGETLNSMKALWARPRSEVTDEEYHQFYRHISHDWTDPLEIINMKAEGTFEYEALLFIPARAPFDLFQRDARRGLQLYVKRVFIMDDSKELIPDYLRFVKGVVDAADLSLNISREILQQDRHIQMIRRRLTKKVLSTIKEMMTGSPEKYATFWREFGRAIKEGLLSEPDNHKPILEIASFGTTHGEEPTTLAAYVERMKEGQEEIYFLTGESRSQVENSPHMEAFREQGYEVLVLTDPVDEIWVDAVTEFDGRKLRSIARGSVDLKKDASEGDEAAEGDFAPLLTFLKEKLDDQVKEVRLSHRLTTSAACLVSDADDITPALEKMYRAMGQEGPRVKRILELNPGHPLVSGLRAAFERGADDATLPDTAELLYGTALLAEGGDLEDPARFAKLLADRLARTV from the coding sequence GTGACGATGGAGACGTTGGAGTTCCAAGCAGAGGCGCGCCAGCTGCTGCAGCTGATGGTCCACTCGATCTATTCGAACAAGGACATCTTCCTGCGTGAGCTGATCTCCAATGCGTCCGATGCGCTGGACAAACTGCGCCTCGCCAAGCTGCAGGACGGCCTGGAAGCGGACACCTCCGACCTGCACATCGAGATCGAGGCGGACCCTGAATCCCGGACGCTGACCGTTCGTGACAACGGCATCGGCATGACCCGGGAAGAGGTCGTCGAGCTGATCGGCACGATCGCGAAGTCCGGCACGGCCGAGCTGCTCACCAAGCTCAAGGAGGCCAAGGAGAGTCCGGAACTGATCGGTCAGTTCGGTGTCGGGTTCTACTCGACCTTCATGGTGGCGGACAAGGTCACGCTGGTGACCCGCAAGGCCGGGACCGACGGTCACGGCACGCGCTGGGAGTCGGCCGGCGAGGGCACCTACTCGATCGACGACGCGCCGGACACGCCGGTCGGGACCACGGTGACGCTGCACCTGCGCCCGAAGGACGAGGAAGACGCGCTCTACGACTACGCCGAAGAGTGGAAGATCAAGGAGATCGTCAAGAAGTACTCCGACTTCATCTCCTTCCCCATCCGGTACGTCTCCGCCGCCGGTGAAGAGGGCGAGACGCTGAACTCGATGAAGGCGCTGTGGGCGCGGCCGCGCAGCGAGGTCACCGACGAGGAGTACCACCAGTTCTACCGGCACATCAGCCACGACTGGACCGATCCGCTCGAGATCATCAACATGAAGGCGGAGGGCACCTTCGAGTACGAGGCGCTGCTCTTCATCCCGGCCCGCGCGCCGTTCGACCTCTTCCAGCGGGATGCCCGCCGGGGCCTGCAGCTCTACGTCAAGCGCGTCTTCATCATGGACGACAGCAAGGAGCTGATCCCCGACTACCTGCGCTTCGTCAAGGGTGTCGTGGACGCGGCCGACCTGTCGCTGAACATCTCCCGGGAGATCCTGCAGCAGGACCGCCACATCCAGATGATCCGGCGGCGGCTCACCAAGAAGGTCCTCTCCACGATCAAGGAGATGATGACCGGCAGCCCGGAGAAGTACGCGACGTTCTGGCGCGAATTCGGCCGGGCAATCAAGGAAGGCCTGCTCAGCGAGCCGGACAACCACAAGCCGATCCTGGAGATCGCGTCGTTCGGCACGACCCACGGCGAGGAGCCGACCACCCTCGCGGCGTACGTCGAGCGGATGAAGGAGGGTCAGGAGGAGATCTACTTCCTGACCGGTGAGAGCCGCTCCCAGGTGGAGAACTCGCCGCACATGGAGGCCTTCCGCGAGCAGGGCTACGAGGTGCTGGTCCTCACCGACCCGGTCGACGAGATCTGGGTCGACGCGGTGACCGAATTCGACGGCAGGAAGCTGCGGTCGATCGCGCGTGGCTCGGTCGACCTGAAGAAGGACGCCTCGGAGGGGGACGAGGCGGCGGAGGGCGACTTCGCGCCGCTGCTCACCTTCCTCAAGGAGAAGCTGGACGACCAGGTGAAGGAGGTCCGGCTGTCGCACCGGCTGACCACCTCGGCGGCCTGCCTGGTCAGCGACGCGGACGACATCACGCCGGCGCTGGAGAAGATGTATCGCGCGATGGGCCAGGAGGGGCCGCGGGTCAAGCGGATCCTCGAGCTCAACCCCGGTCACCCGCTGGTCTCCGGGCTGCGGGCGGCGTTCGAGCGGGGCGCCGACGACGCGACCCTGCCGGACACCGCGGAGCTTCTGTACGGGACGGCGCTGCTCGCCGAGGGTGGCGATCTGGAGGATCCGGCCCGGTTCGCGAAGTTGCTGGCGGACCGGCTGGCTCGGACGGTTTAA
- a CDS encoding DHA2 family efflux MFS transporter permease subunit has product MTTLMTRWYALAALALCTLAVGLDGTVLSVALPTLAGDLGASTSDLQWFTTSYLLVLAAALLPAGMLGDRFGRKRFLLGALALFGLASAACAYASTTGQLIAARSVLGLASAVIMALMGAVVTVLFDERERPRALAVWVTANALGVPLGPLLGGWLLDHFHWGSVFLINLPLVVGGLIAVAAWVPESHGDRGRGADPAGILLVVAGLVAVTYGIIEAGERGWGDGRTRVLIASGVLSLILLAFWERRAATPLIDLALFRNRAFTGGTLFATIAGFAFFGLLFALPQLYQAVGGQDAFGTGLRLLPVIGGLVVGARIAGTLAGRLGARVVIAAGLALMAAGLFTGALTSAASSYGYVAFWITLTGIGLGFTMPSSMNAALGALTPERSGVGNGLIQALRQVGSAIGVAVLGMILNSGYREAVGTAGLPEPAADAVRDSAASGVAVAGQLGDPALLASVRAAFVSGMDLSLLVAGAVAAVGAVLALIVMPAHGTGSTPVVLAESEA; this is encoded by the coding sequence ATGACTACTCTCATGACGCGCTGGTACGCGCTCGCCGCCCTCGCTCTCTGCACCCTCGCCGTCGGGCTCGACGGCACCGTGCTCAGCGTCGCCCTGCCGACGCTCGCCGGGGACCTCGGCGCCTCGACCAGCGACCTTCAGTGGTTCACCACCTCCTACCTGCTGGTTCTCGCCGCGGCGCTGCTGCCCGCCGGGATGCTCGGGGACCGGTTCGGCCGTAAACGGTTCCTGCTCGGGGCGCTGGCCTTGTTCGGGCTCGCGTCGGCGGCCTGCGCGTACGCGTCCACGACCGGCCAGCTGATCGCGGCCCGGTCGGTGCTCGGCCTCGCCTCCGCGGTGATCATGGCGTTGATGGGCGCCGTCGTGACGGTTCTCTTCGACGAGCGGGAGCGGCCCAGGGCGCTCGCCGTGTGGGTCACCGCCAACGCGCTCGGCGTGCCGCTCGGACCGCTGCTCGGCGGGTGGCTGCTCGACCATTTCCACTGGGGCTCGGTCTTCCTGATCAACCTGCCGCTGGTGGTGGGCGGGCTGATCGCCGTCGCCGCCTGGGTGCCCGAGTCGCACGGTGACCGGGGACGCGGCGCCGACCCGGCCGGGATCCTGCTGGTGGTGGCGGGACTGGTCGCGGTGACGTACGGGATCATCGAAGCCGGTGAACGTGGCTGGGGTGACGGACGCACCCGGGTCCTCATCGCCTCCGGCGTGTTGTCCTTGATCCTGCTCGCGTTCTGGGAGCGGCGGGCCGCGACGCCGCTCATCGATCTCGCGCTGTTCCGCAACCGGGCGTTCACCGGTGGCACGCTCTTCGCCACGATCGCCGGATTCGCCTTCTTCGGGCTGCTCTTCGCGCTGCCGCAGCTTTACCAGGCGGTCGGAGGGCAGGACGCGTTCGGGACCGGCCTGCGCCTGCTCCCGGTGATCGGCGGTCTCGTCGTCGGCGCCCGGATCGCCGGGACGCTCGCCGGGCGGCTCGGCGCCCGCGTGGTCATCGCGGCCGGGCTGGCGCTGATGGCGGCGGGACTGTTCACGGGAGCGCTCACCTCGGCGGCCTCCTCCTACGGCTATGTGGCCTTCTGGATCACGCTGACCGGGATCGGGCTCGGGTTCACCATGCCGTCGTCGATGAACGCCGCGCTCGGCGCGCTCACCCCGGAACGCAGCGGCGTGGGGAACGGCCTGATCCAGGCGCTGCGGCAGGTCGGCAGCGCGATCGGGGTGGCGGTGCTCGGGATGATCCTCAACTCCGGGTACCGCGAGGCGGTCGGCACGGCCGGACTGCCGGAGCCGGCGGCGGACGCCGTCCGGGACAGCGCCGCGTCCGGTGTCGCGGTCGCCGGGCAGCTCGGCGATCCGGCGCTGCTCGCCTCGGTACGCGCCGCGTTCGTCTCCGGCATGGACCTCTCGCTGCTGGTCGCGGGCGCCGTGGCCGCGGTGGGCGCGGTGCTGGCGCTGATCGTCATGCCGGCGCACGGAACCGGGAGCACGCCCGTGGTGCTGGCAGAATCGGAGGCATGA